The genome window GCTGAACGGTCCGAGCATCATGCCCGGCGGCTCCGAGCACTCGTACGAGAAGCTCGGCCCGATCTTCGAGTCGATCGCCGCGAACGTCGACGGCACCCCGTGCTGCTTCCACGTCGGGCCGGACGGCGCCGGGCACTTCGTCAAGATGGTGCACAACGGCATCGAGTACGCCGACATGCAGCTGATCGCCGAGGCCTACGACCTCCTGCGCTCGGGCCTGGACGCCACCCCGGCCCAGATCGCCGACATCTTCCGCGAGTGGAACCGCGGCAGCCTCGAGTCGTTCCTGATCGAGATCACCGCCGACGTGCTGTCCCACGTCGACGGGCGCACCGGGCGGCCGTTCGTCGACATCGTGCTCGACCAGGCCGAGCAGAAGGGCACCGGTCGCTGGACCGTGCAGACCGCCCTCGACCTCGGCGTCCCGATCACCGGGATCGCCGAAGCGACGTTCGCCCGGTCGCTGTCCGGTCACGCCGAGCAGCGCGAGGCGGCTCGCGAGGTCTTCCCGACCACCAACGAGCTGGCCTGGGCGGCCGACGACCGCGAGGGGTTCATCGAGGACGTCCGGAAGGCGCTGTACGCGTCCAAGGTCGTCGCGTACGCGCAGGGCTACGACATGATCAAGGCCGGCAGCGACGAATACGGCTGGGACATCGACCGCGGCGCCACCGCGACGATCTGGCGCGGCGGGTGCATCATCCGGGCCCGGTTCCTCGACCGGATCCGCGAGGCCTACGACGAGAACCCCGAGCTCCCGACGCTGCTGGCCTCGCCGTACTTCGTGAAGGCGGTCTCGGACGGCGTCGACAGCTGGCGTCGCGTGGTCGGCGACTCCGCGCGGGCCGGCGTTCCGACCCCGGCGTTCTCGTCGTCGCTGGCGTACTTCGACGGTCTCCGTCGTCGTCGGCTGCCGGCCGCGCTCATCCAGGGTCTGCGCGACAACTTCGGCGCGCACACCTACCTGCGCACCGACACGGAGGGCGCCTTCCACACGCTCTGGGGCTCCGACAAGACCGAGCACAAGGCCTAGGTGAAGAGCTGGTTCACGTTGAACGTGTCCCAGGCGAGAACCAGCATCGTCACCGAGAGAGCGGCTCCGGTGACCGCGGCTACGCCAACGCCCATGCCGCGGTCACCTCGGGTCAGCAGCACCGCGCCGGCCGATCCGGCGATCAGGATCGCCACCAGGAACAGGCTCACCAGCGACGCCGTGCTCCACGACACGAGCCCGACCAGCACGAAATAGACCAGCGACACACACACCCCGATCAGCACGCCCCACCAGCGCACCTCGCCGCTCTCCCGATACCGGGGACGGCGCGGTGTCGGCATTTGTACCGGCGGCGGCACATAACCGGCTGGTTGGTGGTTCGGAGCCGGGTCCCACGTCATGCGCCGAGCCTACGACGCTCTGGTCAACACTCGACTACGTCGTGCATTCTGAAGGCATGGGCGAGGTGTTACCGCTGCCACACCGGGGCGACGTGTTTCTCGACCCCCGTGGGGAAGGCCGGTCGCTGCGAATCAGCGGCCACCGTGGTGCTGGAACCGTCGTGCTGAGCATCTGGCGGCAGGGCGAGTGCCGAGCGACGTTCCGGTTGGCCGGAACCGAGGTCGACGACTTCGTCCGCGCTCTGTTGAGCGCGGCTCCGCCGTCGGCCCCCGGCACCGAGTTGCCCGCCGTCGCCGGCGAGCCCACACCGGTGCTGCAGGTGCAACTGAGCGGCAACGTCGTGGTTGAGCTCAATTCTCATATCGACGATATGCAGCGGACCACCGCAGTAGGAACTACTGCCGTAGCCGCCGAACCGGCCGACCAGCTTGGCGAGGAGACCACCGAGGAGATCGTCCCGGCCACCGGCGAGCACGACGTCACCGCAGGCGCAAAGCCGGCGGAGGCGAGCACCGCCGACGAGGCCTCAGCCGACCCCACGCAGACCCCAGAGCCCGGCCCCGACGACCCGCCCGCCGGGCGGCCCGGCCCCGATCCGGTCGTCTGATCCGACCTCCGGCGGCTCGGCCCCGAGTCGCAGTGCCGCCCGCAGCAGCGATCGTTGCCGCTCCACCGCCCGATGCGTGTCCCGGCACAGCTCCCGGTACGCGGCCAGCGTGTCGGCCGGTCCGCCCAGCGCCGCTCGCACCGCGGTGAGCAGCGGCGACGCGTCCGTCTCGTAGGCCGTCAGCAGGACTTCGGTCGCGGCCTCGACGTCCCCGACCGCCTGGGCCGCGCGCAGGGCCGCGCGGTCGAGCAGCATCGCCTTGGCCGCGGCCTCCTGGACCGCGGCGACCGTGCGCAGCGCGGTCTCGATCCCCGGTCGTTCGCCCGGCGGGAGCCGGAGCGCGAACGGAACCGGGCAGCGGCGGCCGCGGACCAGCACGCCGCCCTCGGCGGCGTCGACCATCGCGAGGAACAGCGCGAACGGACCGGCCGCGCCGAGCCGCAGGCCGGCCAGCCGGTCCGCGGCCCGGAGCGTGGTGATGCTGAGCTCGGGATCCTCGTCGGCGACCGGAACCGGGTCGAGCAGCACCTTCGTGCCCGGCCCGGCCGCGGCGGCCAACCAGGAGGCGGTCTGCCAGTCCGGGGTGGCCCGCCGCACCGGGAACGGGTCGTCGACCGAGTACTCGACGACCAGCTGCATCGACGCGGGCAGCTGCCGCCGGACGCCGCTGAGCACGTCGGCGAGCCGGTCGAGCCGCCGCTGGGTCTCCCCGGCGCCGGGGTAGGGCGCGCCGGTGTGCAGGCGGACGACGAACCGGCGCGCGTCCAGATCGACGGCGAGCGCGGCCGCCCGGCGCAGCGTCAACAGCGCCCGCTGGGCCAGGTCGGCGTCCGGATGGCAGAGCGGCAGCGGACGCCCGGGCCGCGCGGCGACGTCGGGAACCACCGCGCCGATGCGGATGTCGGCGTCGGCCGCGTGAGCGGCCAGCTCGGCGGCGTCGTCGACGCGATCGGCGGGCAGTTCGAGACCGACCGCGGGCGTGATCACGGTGAGCCGGTGGATGACGGCCGTGTCCGCGACCGCGTCGTGCCCGGTGAACGCGGAGCCGGTCGGCCGGAGCAGCTCGGAGGGGATCTCGATCCGCATGCTGCAGAGGGTCGCGACGGCGTCGGCGTCGACGCCCCAGAGCAGACGGCGGCCGGACGTGGCTTCCGCCGGGTCGGAACGGTCGGGCTCGGAGGGTGCGGCGGGTTCGGCGGGTTCGGCGGGT of Cryptosporangium phraense contains these proteins:
- the gndA gene encoding NADP-dependent phosphogluconate dehydrogenase, translated to MTSTATADIGVTGLAVMGRNLARNLARHGHTVAVHNRSPEKTHSLVTDHGYEGTFVASESMADFVQSLKRPRAVIIMVKAGKATDAVIDELIPLLEEGDIVVDCGNAHFADTRRREEALKEHGLHFSGTGVSGGEEGALNGPSIMPGGSEHSYEKLGPIFESIAANVDGTPCCFHVGPDGAGHFVKMVHNGIEYADMQLIAEAYDLLRSGLDATPAQIADIFREWNRGSLESFLIEITADVLSHVDGRTGRPFVDIVLDQAEQKGTGRWTVQTALDLGVPITGIAEATFARSLSGHAEQREAAREVFPTTNELAWAADDREGFIEDVRKALYASKVVAYAQGYDMIKAGSDEYGWDIDRGATATIWRGGCIIRARFLDRIREAYDENPELPTLLASPYFVKAVSDGVDSWRRVVGDSARAGVPTPAFSSSLAYFDGLRRRRLPAALIQGLRDNFGAHTYLRTDTEGAFHTLWGSDKTEHKA
- a CDS encoding DUF389 domain-containing protein; its protein translation is MTWDPAPNHQPAGYVPPPVQMPTPRRPRYRESGEVRWWGVLIGVCVSLVYFVLVGLVSWSTASLVSLFLVAILIAGSAGAVLLTRGDRGMGVGVAAVTGAALSVTMLVLAWDTFNVNQLFT